The Paeniglutamicibacter sulfureus genome includes a region encoding these proteins:
- a CDS encoding DUF6328 family protein, whose product MDGRNERNESVEERLDRNWNELMQELRVMQTGAQILAAFLVVLPFQAGFTSLEQADRRFYLVLLVFSALLIVLLVTPVAVHRHLFGQRVKITTVHMGHVISKLVVIGVGVLVAGCVWFVVQVLYGWALGALIGGLVMLAVVFLLVVLPRIIKPTSSIPLPPAPGIE is encoded by the coding sequence ATGGACGGGCGCAATGAGCGCAATGAGAGTGTCGAGGAGCGGCTGGACCGGAACTGGAACGAGCTCATGCAGGAGCTGCGCGTCATGCAGACCGGTGCGCAAATCCTTGCCGCATTCCTGGTGGTCTTGCCCTTCCAAGCGGGGTTCACGTCGCTGGAGCAGGCGGACAGGAGATTCTATTTGGTCCTGCTGGTGTTCTCCGCGCTGCTGATCGTCCTGCTGGTTACGCCGGTTGCCGTGCACCGGCACCTCTTTGGCCAACGCGTCAAGATCACCACCGTGCACATGGGCCACGTCATTTCGAAGTTGGTGGTCATCGGCGTGGGGGTCCTGGTGGCCGGGTGCGTGTGGTTCGTGGTCCAGGTCCTGTATGGCTGGGCATTGGGTGCCCTCATTGGCGGACTCGTCATGCTTGCGGTGGTTTTCCTGTTGGTGGTCCTGCCACGGATCATCAAGCCAACGTCGTCGATCCCGCTCCCGCCGGCCCCCGGCATCGAGTAG
- a CDS encoding MalY/PatB family protein translates to MSAHPFDLLTVDQLRRTGSLKWSEYRGSLGAWVAEMDFGTAPGVIAAAQETLVNGLIGYAPTQLVHDMQQATAGWLENRFEWKIDPDQVRPMSSVMTALDAAIMHFSPRHRPDAPLVLLTPAYMPFISTAERFGRDSIEVAMVPTQSGWEIDWNALKQALAGGALLVLVNPHNPIGKVYSREELLAISELVEASGSRVFVDEVHSPLVFDGASHVPYATVSPAAAAHSVTSVAATKAFNLPGLKCAQLVLTNDADRIAWERVGGVAEHGAANVGLAATTAAYRTGTGWLDGVIGYLDESRMLLLDIIQEHLPQVRYLPPQGTYLAWLDVSRLALDPGPAQFFLKEAQVALINGTACGSGGKGFVRLNFATPRPVLGGMIHRMGAAVDGCDNKDVTDPEFAQ, encoded by the coding sequence ATGAGTGCCCACCCCTTCGACCTTTTGACCGTCGACCAATTGCGTCGGACCGGATCGCTGAAGTGGTCCGAATACCGCGGATCGCTTGGTGCATGGGTGGCCGAAATGGATTTCGGGACGGCCCCGGGCGTCATCGCGGCGGCACAGGAAACGTTGGTCAACGGCCTGATCGGCTACGCACCGACCCAATTGGTCCACGACATGCAGCAGGCCACGGCCGGATGGCTGGAGAACAGGTTCGAGTGGAAGATCGACCCCGACCAGGTGCGGCCCATGAGCTCCGTGATGACGGCGCTTGACGCCGCCATCATGCATTTTTCCCCGAGGCACCGTCCAGACGCTCCCCTGGTCCTTTTGACCCCCGCGTACATGCCCTTCATCTCCACCGCGGAGCGTTTTGGGCGGGATTCCATCGAAGTGGCCATGGTTCCCACGCAAAGCGGATGGGAGATCGACTGGAACGCCCTGAAGCAGGCATTGGCAGGCGGCGCCCTGCTGGTCCTGGTGAATCCGCACAACCCGATCGGCAAGGTCTATTCGCGCGAGGAGCTGCTCGCGATCTCCGAGCTGGTCGAAGCCTCCGGATCGAGGGTCTTCGTGGACGAGGTCCATTCGCCACTTGTTTTTGACGGCGCCTCCCACGTTCCCTATGCCACCGTTTCGCCCGCGGCCGCGGCGCACTCCGTCACGTCGGTTGCAGCCACGAAGGCCTTCAACCTCCCGGGGCTCAAGTGTGCCCAGCTGGTCCTGACCAACGACGCCGACCGAATCGCCTGGGAGCGGGTGGGCGGGGTAGCCGAACACGGCGCAGCCAATGTGGGGCTGGCGGCGACAACGGCTGCCTACCGCACCGGCACGGGCTGGCTCGACGGGGTCATCGGATACCTTGATGAGTCGCGAATGCTGCTCTTGGACATCATCCAGGAACACCTGCCCCAGGTCCGCTACCTTCCCCCGCAGGGGACCTACCTCGCGTGGCTGGATGTTTCCCGGCTCGCCCTGGACCCGGGGCCCGCCCAGTTCTTCCTCAAGGAAGCCCAGGTCGCTTTGATCAACGGCACTGCCTGCGGCAGCGGCGGCAAGGGCTTCGTACGGCTGAACTTTGCCACCCCGCGGCCGGTGCTGGGCGGAATGATCCACCGCATGGGGGCCGCGGTCGACGGCTGCGACAACAAGGACGTCACCGACCCGGAGTTTGCCCAGTGA
- a CDS encoding aldolase/citrate lyase family protein: MPFLVEPDQSLKDALRQADHALAGIWVCSGSPLVAEICAGAGFDWIFIDAEHSPNGLESILGQLQAVRGYPVVPVVRPPVNDTVLIKQYLDLGVQSLIIPMVNNADDARAAVAACHYPPMGVRGVGSALARSARWNRIPDYLTRASESLTLMVQIESAEAVANVEEIVATDGVDGIFIGPSDLAASMGVIGQQDHPDVVAAVETAIAAGKAAGKYVGVNAFAEAPAKRYIELGAHYVGVGADVALLARGSEALAAKFVSGAERQAGAPASY; encoded by the coding sequence ATGCCATTTCTTGTAGAACCCGACCAGTCCCTCAAGGACGCACTGCGCCAGGCCGACCACGCGCTGGCGGGCATTTGGGTATGCTCCGGCTCCCCGCTGGTGGCGGAGATCTGCGCCGGTGCCGGCTTCGACTGGATCTTCATCGACGCCGAGCACTCGCCCAACGGTCTTGAGTCCATCTTGGGACAGCTGCAGGCGGTGCGTGGATACCCTGTCGTGCCGGTGGTTCGCCCGCCGGTCAACGACACCGTTCTCATCAAGCAGTACCTGGACCTGGGCGTGCAGTCGCTGATCATCCCCATGGTCAACAACGCCGACGACGCCCGCGCAGCAGTGGCCGCCTGCCACTACCCGCCCATGGGCGTGCGCGGGGTAGGTTCGGCGTTGGCGCGTTCGGCCCGCTGGAATCGCATCCCCGACTACCTGACGCGCGCGAGCGAGTCCCTGACGCTGATGGTGCAGATCGAATCGGCCGAGGCGGTGGCCAACGTCGAGGAGATCGTGGCCACCGACGGCGTGGACGGCATCTTCATCGGCCCCTCCGACCTGGCCGCCTCGATGGGCGTGATCGGGCAGCAGGACCACCCGGACGTCGTCGCCGCCGTGGAGACGGCCATCGCCGCAGGCAAAGCGGCAGGCAAGTACGTCGGTGTCAATGCTTTCGCCGAAGCGCCCGCCAAGCGCTACATCGAGCTCGGCGCGCACTACGTGGGCGTCGGTGCCGACGTGGCACTGTTGGCCCGCGGCAGCGAGGCGCTGGCAGCCAAGTTCGTCTCCGGCGCCGAACGCCAGGCCGGGGCTCCCGCCAGCTACTGA
- a CDS encoding ABC transporter permease, whose protein sequence is MLVRIAGNLARFLLSLLAATILVFALMRVLPGDPAVIAAGQNASPEIVASLARQFGTDRPLPVQYWDWFSGLWRWDFGVSYVTRADISPLVADKVQVSLILVAAAMALALAIAIPAGTIAAVRHSKPSGALISALSQLGIAIPGFLLGIVLVSFFALRLGWLPANGWVAPGTDFAGFLSRLVLPVMALAGVQSAILVRYVRSAVLEVMHEDYLRTARAKGLSPLRALGRHGLRNAAIPVLTVTGVQFSALIIGAVVIERVFVIPGLGSMLLSAVGNRDLLTVQSVVMVLVAITLVVNLLVDVLYTVLDPRIRAAVR, encoded by the coding sequence ATGCTGGTGCGCATTGCGGGGAACCTGGCCCGCTTCCTGCTGTCGCTGCTGGCCGCCACGATACTGGTCTTCGCCCTGATGCGCGTGCTGCCCGGGGACCCGGCGGTCATCGCCGCCGGACAAAACGCCTCCCCGGAAATTGTCGCCTCCCTTGCCCGCCAATTCGGGACCGACAGGCCGCTGCCCGTGCAGTACTGGGACTGGTTCTCCGGGCTCTGGCGCTGGGACTTCGGGGTGTCCTACGTGACCCGGGCCGACATCTCCCCGCTGGTGGCCGACAAGGTGCAGGTCTCCCTGATCCTGGTCGCCGCCGCCATGGCGCTCGCGCTGGCCATCGCGATCCCCGCCGGCACCATTGCCGCAGTGCGGCATTCGAAGCCTTCCGGCGCGCTGATCTCCGCGCTCAGCCAGCTGGGCATCGCGATCCCCGGCTTCCTGCTGGGCATCGTGCTGGTCTCCTTCTTCGCACTGCGCCTGGGCTGGCTTCCCGCCAACGGGTGGGTGGCACCTGGCACCGACTTCGCCGGGTTCCTGTCCCGGCTGGTGCTGCCGGTCATGGCGCTGGCCGGGGTGCAGTCCGCGATCCTGGTGCGCTACGTAAGATCCGCGGTGCTCGAGGTGATGCACGAGGACTACCTGCGCACCGCGCGGGCCAAGGGCCTGTCCCCGCTGCGCGCGCTGGGGCGGCACGGGCTGCGCAATGCAGCGATCCCGGTGCTCACCGTCACCGGCGTCCAGTTCTCCGCGCTGATCATCGGAGCGGTGGTCATCGAACGGGTCTTCGTGATCCCGGGCCTGGGCTCGATGCTGCTCTCCGCGGTGGGCAACCGCGACCTTTTGACGGTCCAGTCGGTGGTGATGGTGCTGGTGGCCATCACGCTGGTCGTCAACCTGCTGGTGGACGTGCTCTACACCGTCCTTGACCCGCGCATCCGCGCCGCCGTCCGATGA
- a CDS encoding molybdopterin-dependent oxidoreductase, with protein MNKLTATRLRDLGTFGLAGFASAAVLFSVAQFVSAFFATSSAPLVAMGSVFIDLTPPWLKDFAIATFGTNDKLALFISMGVIAAVAAVLVGMIARRSFALAAGSIVVLAVAIGGAVLSRPATGLVDLTPIILGAVAGLATLRWLSALAGKTRPSTPEEVPAPGASRRNFLLGTALSLVGAAIATGVGKSLATARNVADSARSALGLPAAKVLAQAPPANAQVELSGMPKFITPNKDFYRIDTALTVPRINPGEWSLRVHGMVEKEFTMSFEELLAEDLVESYLTLTCVSNPVGGQLVGNAKWLGYPLRLLLERAVPKDGADMVLSTSIDGFSASTPLEVLTDDRMALLAIGMNGEPLPLEHGFPVRMVVPGLYGYVSATKWVVDLEVTRFEDKVAYWTTRGWSDHGPIKLSSRVDVPRSFASVPAGTVVMGGTAWAQTRGISKVQVQIDDGDWMDTELGAEASVDTWRQWRYEWDGGSSGNHTVSVRAFDGQGEMQTSEKADPVPDGASGWQRVQFSVE; from the coding sequence ATGAACAAGTTAACAGCAACGAGGCTGCGGGACCTGGGCACCTTCGGGCTCGCGGGCTTCGCGTCGGCTGCCGTGCTTTTTTCCGTGGCTCAATTTGTGTCGGCCTTCTTCGCCACATCATCGGCACCCCTGGTGGCGATGGGATCGGTGTTCATCGACCTGACACCGCCATGGCTCAAGGATTTCGCCATTGCCACGTTCGGCACCAATGACAAACTGGCACTTTTCATCTCCATGGGGGTGATTGCCGCCGTAGCCGCGGTATTGGTCGGAATGATCGCCAGGCGCAGCTTTGCCCTGGCGGCCGGTAGCATCGTGGTTCTCGCCGTGGCAATCGGCGGAGCCGTGCTTTCCAGGCCGGCCACCGGACTCGTGGACCTGACTCCCATCATCTTGGGTGCGGTCGCGGGTCTGGCCACCCTGCGGTGGCTCTCGGCGCTCGCCGGGAAGACCCGGCCTTCGACACCCGAAGAGGTGCCGGCACCCGGGGCCTCGCGCAGGAACTTCCTGCTGGGCACTGCACTTTCCCTGGTTGGCGCGGCAATCGCCACGGGCGTCGGAAAATCCCTGGCCACCGCACGCAACGTAGCCGATTCCGCCCGTTCGGCCCTCGGGCTACCCGCGGCCAAGGTGCTGGCACAGGCGCCACCGGCCAACGCGCAGGTCGAATTGTCAGGCATGCCGAAGTTCATCACGCCGAACAAGGACTTCTATCGGATCGACACCGCTCTTACCGTGCCGCGCATCAACCCGGGTGAATGGTCGCTGCGGGTGCACGGCATGGTGGAAAAGGAATTCACCATGAGCTTCGAGGAGCTTCTGGCCGAGGACCTCGTGGAAAGCTATCTGACGCTGACCTGCGTATCGAACCCGGTCGGCGGCCAGCTGGTGGGCAACGCCAAGTGGCTGGGGTATCCGTTGCGCCTGCTCCTGGAGCGTGCGGTGCCCAAGGACGGCGCGGACATGGTCCTCTCGACATCTATCGACGGGTTCAGTGCCTCCACGCCGCTCGAGGTTCTCACCGACGACCGCATGGCCCTGCTGGCCATCGGCATGAACGGCGAGCCCTTGCCGCTGGAGCACGGATTCCCGGTCCGCATGGTGGTTCCCGGTCTCTACGGCTACGTCTCCGCCACGAAATGGGTTGTCGACCTGGAAGTCACTCGCTTCGAAGACAAGGTCGCATACTGGACCACGCGAGGCTGGTCGGATCACGGTCCCATCAAGCTTTCCTCCCGGGTGGATGTGCCGCGGTCCTTCGCAAGCGTTCCGGCGGGAACGGTTGTCATGGGAGGAACCGCCTGGGCGCAGACCCGGGGAATCTCGAAGGTACAAGTGCAGATCGATGATGGCGACTGGATGGACACGGAATTGGGCGCCGAGGCTTCCGTGGACACCTGGCGGCAATGGCGCTACGAATGGGACGGGGGTTCATCGGGAAACCACACGGTCAGCGTTAGGGCTTTCGACGGGCAAGGGGAAATGCAAACCAGCGAAAAGGCCGACCCGGTCCCTGACGGCGCCAGTGGCTGGCAGCGGGTCCAGTTCTCGGTTGAATAG
- a CDS encoding DinB family protein produces MDEQPTPDTKDWTVVLSEVCDECGIDVRALHPGQVAALLRDSVPRFTAALAAPDATVRKDPGVWSTHEYCAHVGEMLQVMNGRLAMMLETDSPTFPDWDQDAAAVRGAYAQIPAAEVARGLEEAASLFAAALDSLSDAQLTRMGTRSNGAVFTTATLAQYAWHDTAHHLHHDLGVARPL; encoded by the coding sequence ATGGACGAGCAGCCCACCCCCGACACCAAGGACTGGACCGTCGTGCTGAGCGAAGTGTGCGACGAATGCGGGATCGATGTGCGGGCACTGCACCCCGGGCAGGTCGCGGCGCTGTTGCGCGACTCCGTCCCGCGTTTCACAGCCGCCCTGGCTGCACCGGATGCGACGGTGCGCAAGGACCCGGGCGTGTGGAGCACGCACGAGTATTGCGCGCACGTGGGCGAGATGCTCCAGGTGATGAACGGCCGGTTGGCCATGATGCTGGAAACCGACTCCCCGACGTTTCCGGACTGGGACCAGGACGCGGCGGCGGTGCGCGGTGCCTACGCGCAGATCCCAGCGGCCGAGGTGGCCCGGGGATTGGAGGAGGCCGCGTCCCTCTTTGCCGCCGCGCTGGATTCGCTGTCCGACGCGCAGCTGACGCGAATGGGGACCCGGTCCAATGGGGCGGTGTTCACCACTGCCACGTTGGCCCAATATGCCTGGCACGACACGGCCCACCACCTGCACCACGACCTGGGCGTCGCGCGGCCGCTCTAG
- the hpaH gene encoding 2-oxo-hept-4-ene-1,7-dioate hydratase: MLNDETITRIADELVQAGHGRVPVKRLTARFPEMTVEDSYRVQNLWRQRSEANGRILAGRKIGLTSRAMQMATGITEPDYGIIFDDMVLDSGCTIEWDKYTHPRVEMELAFKLNKDVEGPNANIFDVLNATEYVIPALEILDSRIEMEGRTIVDTISDNAAMGTMVIGGNPMKPSDIDLRWVSGILFKNQVVEETGVAAGVLNHPAAGVYWLANKIAAHGDKLNAGEIILAGSFTRPMWVDKGDTVFADYGRMGTVTCHFL; the protein is encoded by the coding sequence ATGCTCAACGATGAGACCATCACCCGGATAGCCGATGAACTCGTGCAGGCGGGCCACGGCCGCGTGCCGGTCAAGCGCCTGACCGCCCGCTTCCCCGAAATGACGGTGGAGGACTCCTACCGGGTCCAGAACCTCTGGCGCCAGCGCTCCGAGGCCAACGGCCGCATCCTTGCGGGCCGCAAGATCGGACTGACCTCCCGCGCCATGCAAATGGCCACGGGCATCACCGAGCCGGACTACGGCATCATCTTCGATGACATGGTGCTTGACTCGGGCTGCACCATCGAGTGGGACAAGTACACCCACCCGCGCGTCGAAATGGAACTGGCGTTCAAGCTCAACAAGGACGTCGAGGGACCCAACGCCAACATTTTCGATGTGCTCAACGCGACCGAATACGTCATTCCCGCGCTGGAAATCCTGGATTCGCGCATTGAGATGGAGGGCCGCACCATTGTCGACACCATCTCCGACAACGCGGCCATGGGCACCATGGTCATCGGCGGGAACCCGATGAAGCCCTCGGACATCGACCTGCGCTGGGTCTCGGGCATCCTGTTCAAGAACCAGGTCGTCGAGGAGACCGGCGTCGCCGCCGGCGTGTTGAACCATCCGGCCGCCGGCGTCTATTGGTTGGCGAACAAGATCGCCGCCCACGGCGACAAGCTCAACGCGGGGGAGATCATCCTGGCCGGTTCCTTCACCCGCCCCATGTGGGTGGACAAGGGCGACACCGTCTTTGCCGACTACGGACGAATGGGAACCGTGACATGCCATTTCTTGTAG
- a CDS encoding sulfite exporter TauE/SafE family protein yields MDLSLIFLVLGMVVVGAIAQRVAGLGFAMLVSPFLVIALGAHQGVFLVNICGVLSSALIMPRVWKDIDWSMFRWLCSFSVFGSVAGALLAGGLPAAPLSIVVGAVVLAALLLSLILVRANVTVSGQVPKGSAGFLSGLTNSLAGVGGPAVSAYAVLARWPQRPFAATLQPFFVVTGLVTIGMKFITTPDQLPPLPLWAWFGVAVFIWAGVLIGEQVQRVVSDRHARFFVLCFAFFGAITALVSGLRAL; encoded by the coding sequence ATGGACCTTTCCCTTATTTTTCTCGTGCTTGGCATGGTTGTCGTCGGTGCCATCGCGCAGCGCGTGGCGGGGCTCGGTTTCGCGATGCTTGTTTCCCCGTTCCTGGTCATTGCCCTGGGCGCACACCAGGGGGTGTTCCTGGTGAACATCTGCGGGGTGCTCTCCTCGGCGCTCATCATGCCGCGGGTATGGAAGGACATCGACTGGTCGATGTTCCGCTGGCTGTGCTCCTTCAGCGTCTTCGGCTCGGTGGCCGGCGCCTTGCTCGCCGGAGGGCTGCCGGCGGCCCCGCTGTCGATCGTGGTCGGTGCCGTGGTGTTGGCGGCACTGTTGCTCTCCCTGATCCTGGTGCGAGCCAATGTCACGGTTTCCGGCCAGGTCCCCAAGGGCAGCGCCGGGTTCCTCTCCGGACTCACCAACTCGCTGGCAGGGGTCGGGGGACCTGCGGTGAGTGCCTACGCGGTGCTGGCCCGCTGGCCGCAACGTCCCTTCGCCGCCACCCTCCAGCCCTTCTTCGTGGTGACAGGGCTGGTCACCATCGGCATGAAGTTCATCACCACGCCCGACCAACTTCCCCCGCTGCCGCTGTGGGCCTGGTTCGGGGTCGCCGTGTTCATCTGGGCGGGCGTGCTCATCGGCGAGCAGGTCCAGCGCGTGGTCTCGGACAGGCATGCGCGTTTCTTCGTGTTGTGTTTCGCCTTCTTTGGAGCCATCACCGCCTTGGTCAGCGGTCTGCGCGCCCTGTAG
- a CDS encoding cell division protein PerM, with product MSEKKKQPHAAAALNAARQRLSTGWPMPLFLQGAFEFMQAALFSAFLVVIPWFAVWFSGGFAKRDIESVLQMGGQIWLLIHAVPLHLLQVGTGADPTQGSGVLNFIPLGLTLIPFGLCWRAGRRIARASYTDSLWQGILGALGVYLLCGLFTGFLVNNEEATVSLLAATLIPLVPAGAGVIIGARREAGSWGRLIGFDAAAWISKASQHSRWAGSYVWAVLCGGTLAYLLAFALASLLLAVNLAVHWVDVSNVYQQLRPGPIGSAVLTLGQLGIMPNLALWTLAWITGGGITLGVGSTLSTLETTVGPLPAVPVLAALPSGDLDYAWAFMALPVFAGFMAGWYFLRVGENHLDDWVSLRIRSRWLSLGLSTVALGLFVGTFAGALSLVGSWLAGGSLGIGRFTEMGPDILLTAVLLAAQVALGTAVGYLVSPLLEHDPVLDG from the coding sequence ATGAGTGAGAAGAAAAAGCAACCGCACGCCGCGGCGGCATTGAACGCGGCGCGCCAGCGGCTGAGCACCGGCTGGCCCATGCCGCTATTCCTGCAGGGAGCCTTCGAGTTCATGCAGGCCGCCCTGTTTTCGGCCTTCTTGGTGGTCATCCCGTGGTTCGCCGTGTGGTTCAGCGGCGGTTTTGCCAAGCGCGACATCGAGTCGGTGCTGCAGATGGGCGGGCAGATCTGGTTGCTGATCCATGCCGTCCCGCTGCACCTCCTGCAGGTGGGCACCGGTGCCGACCCCACCCAGGGGTCCGGCGTGCTGAACTTCATTCCGCTGGGTCTCACGCTCATCCCGTTTGGCCTGTGCTGGCGGGCAGGGCGCCGCATTGCCCGGGCTTCCTACACCGACTCGTTGTGGCAGGGCATCCTCGGGGCGCTGGGCGTCTACCTGCTCTGCGGCCTGTTCACCGGTTTCCTGGTCAACAACGAAGAGGCCACCGTCTCGCTCCTGGCGGCCACGCTCATTCCGCTGGTCCCTGCCGGGGCCGGGGTCATCATCGGCGCCCGCCGCGAGGCAGGTTCCTGGGGCCGGTTGATCGGCTTCGACGCCGCGGCCTGGATCTCCAAGGCATCCCAGCATTCGCGCTGGGCGGGATCCTACGTGTGGGCGGTGCTCTGCGGCGGAACCCTGGCCTACCTGCTCGCCTTTGCCCTGGCCTCCCTGCTGCTGGCCGTCAACCTGGCAGTGCACTGGGTGGATGTCTCGAACGTCTACCAACAGTTGCGGCCCGGTCCCATTGGCTCGGCCGTGCTGACGCTGGGCCAGCTGGGGATCATGCCCAACCTTGCACTGTGGACCCTGGCGTGGATCACCGGCGGCGGGATCACCCTGGGCGTGGGAAGCACGCTGTCCACCCTGGAAACCACCGTGGGCCCGCTGCCCGCGGTGCCGGTGCTGGCCGCACTTCCCTCCGGGGACCTTGACTACGCCTGGGCGTTCATGGCGCTTCCGGTGTTCGCCGGGTTCATGGCGGGCTGGTATTTCCTGCGCGTGGGCGAGAACCACCTAGACGACTGGGTGTCGTTGCGGATCCGTTCCCGCTGGTTATCCCTGGGCCTGTCCACCGTGGCCCTGGGCCTTTTCGTCGGCACCTTTGCCGGCGCCCTGTCCCTGGTCGGCTCGTGGCTGGCCGGCGGGTCGCTGGGCATCGGGCGCTTCACCGAGATGGGGCCGGACATCCTGCTCACGGCCGTGCTGCTGGCCGCCCAGGTGGCCCTGGGCACCGCCGTCGGGTACCTGGTGTCCCCGCTGCTCGAGCACGATCCGGTGCTCGACGGCTAG
- a CDS encoding ABC transporter substrate-binding protein, with the protein MQATQSSRRRKTVAMLAAMLGTMLLLSACNAGSTGGAPADPDRLVVALTGEPVNLDFTTTAGAAIPQAMMSNVYEGLVGVDQTGAIIPQLATGWETSADNKSYTFTLVEGATFSNGAAFDASDVKFSIERVKSDAWLNGLKSKMDVVDTVVVNSPTSVTVNLARPSQAWLYSMTTLVGAMFDPSGVEDLANTPVGTGPYQLESWARGESITMSARPDYRGPAPAIGHVTLRYFADAIATTNALSSGDVDIIYNMQAPELLSSFQANSAYQVIEGTSNGEIILSMNNKAKPFDDKRVRQAVLYAIDRKSVRDTAWNGLGTLVGGPVPPTDPYYEDLNNRYPFDPDKARALLKEAGAENLKIDFTVPTRPYATAVSEIVQSQLRDVGIDARIRSAEFPAVWLDTVFNRHDYQMSVVLAVEARDVLTMFNNPDYYIGYDNSKIKDEAAAADAADESNYVAGMQNVVRTIVDDAAVDTLFIFPNVSVAKAGITGLGANSVTEALNLSTIAWS; encoded by the coding sequence ATGCAGGCAACGCAATCGAGCCGACGCAGAAAGACCGTCGCAATGCTCGCCGCCATGCTTGGCACGATGCTCCTGCTCTCTGCCTGCAACGCGGGATCCACCGGCGGGGCGCCGGCCGATCCAGACAGGCTGGTGGTCGCACTAACCGGCGAACCGGTGAACCTGGACTTCACCACCACCGCCGGGGCCGCGATCCCGCAGGCCATGATGTCCAACGTGTACGAGGGGCTGGTGGGCGTTGACCAGACCGGCGCCATCATCCCGCAACTTGCCACCGGCTGGGAAACCAGTGCCGACAACAAGTCCTACACCTTCACCCTGGTGGAAGGCGCCACGTTCTCCAATGGCGCCGCCTTCGACGCCTCCGACGTGAAGTTCTCCATCGAGCGCGTCAAATCCGACGCCTGGCTCAACGGGCTGAAGTCCAAGATGGACGTGGTGGACACAGTCGTGGTCAATTCCCCGACCTCGGTCACGGTGAACCTTGCCCGTCCCTCGCAAGCCTGGCTGTATTCGATGACCACGCTGGTGGGCGCCATGTTCGACCCCTCCGGAGTCGAGGACCTGGCAAACACCCCGGTGGGCACCGGCCCGTACCAGCTCGAGTCCTGGGCGCGCGGGGAATCGATCACGATGTCGGCCCGCCCCGATTACCGGGGTCCGGCCCCGGCCATCGGACATGTCACCCTGCGCTACTTCGCCGATGCGATTGCCACCACCAACGCGCTGTCCTCCGGCGACGTCGACATCATCTACAACATGCAGGCCCCCGAGCTGCTGTCCTCCTTCCAGGCCAATTCCGCCTACCAGGTCATCGAGGGCACCTCCAACGGCGAGATCATCCTGTCGATGAACAACAAGGCCAAGCCCTTTGACGACAAGCGGGTGCGCCAAGCGGTGCTTTACGCCATCGACCGCAAGTCGGTGCGCGACACCGCCTGGAACGGCCTGGGCACCCTGGTCGGCGGGCCGGTGCCGCCCACCGACCCGTACTACGAGGACCTCAACAACCGCTATCCCTTCGACCCGGACAAGGCCCGTGCCCTGTTGAAGGAGGCCGGCGCCGAGAACCTGAAGATCGATTTCACGGTGCCCACCCGTCCCTACGCCACTGCCGTCTCGGAAATCGTCCAGTCCCAGCTGCGCGACGTGGGGATCGACGCGCGGATCCGCAGCGCCGAATTCCCCGCCGTCTGGTTGGATACGGTGTTCAACCGCCACGACTACCAGATGTCGGTGGTGCTGGCCGTGGAGGCCCGCGACGTGCTGACCATGTTCAACAACCCCGACTACTACATCGGCTATGACAACTCGAAGATCAAGGACGAGGCCGCCGCCGCGGATGCGGCAGACGAGTCGAACTACGTGGCTGGGATGCAGAACGTGGTGCGCACCATCGTGGACGACGCGGCGGTGGACACGCTGTTCATCTTCCCCAACGTGTCGGTGGCCAAGGCGGGGATCACCGGCCTGGGCGCCAACTCGGTCACCGAGGCGCTGAACCTCTCCACCATCGCCTGGTCCTAG
- a CDS encoding CE1759 family FMN reductase has product MSQNIVVISGGLGTPSTSGLLGRQLGESAVKELAAMGIQADLTVLELRDYAADITNNLLTGYAPPRLAEAIEAVRNAAGLIAVSPVFTASVSGLFKSFIDVLDPTSLDDKPMILAATGGSARHNLVVDYAMRPIFAYLRARIMPTAIFASPEDWGADQGHGALAERERRAGTELAQAIAGPNGTAARTQDLGDTRSIAPRVSETANPRDNMTSLPFEQLLANIQKG; this is encoded by the coding sequence ATGAGCCAAAACATCGTAGTCATCTCCGGCGGACTGGGCACACCGTCAACCTCCGGCCTGCTGGGACGCCAGCTCGGCGAATCCGCCGTCAAGGAACTTGCGGCGATGGGCATCCAGGCCGACCTGACGGTGCTTGAGCTGCGCGACTACGCCGCTGACATCACCAACAACCTGCTCACCGGCTACGCACCGCCGCGCCTGGCCGAGGCCATCGAAGCGGTACGAAACGCCGCCGGACTGATCGCTGTCTCTCCGGTCTTCACCGCATCGGTCTCCGGGCTCTTCAAGTCGTTCATCGATGTACTGGATCCCACCTCGCTCGATGACAAGCCCATGATCCTGGCCGCCACGGGTGGAAGTGCACGGCACAACCTGGTGGTCGACTACGCAATGCGTCCGATCTTCGCCTACCTGCGGGCGCGGATCATGCCCACGGCCATCTTTGCCTCACCCGAGGACTGGGGAGCGGACCAGGGCCACGGTGCGCTGGCCGAACGCGAGCGCCGCGCCGGGACCGAGCTGGCCCAGGCCATTGCCGGACCCAACGGGACCGCAGCGCGGACCCAGGACCTGGGCGACACCCGTTCCATCGCACCACGCGTGAGCGAAACCGCAAATCCGCGGGACAACATGACCTCGCTGCCGTTCGAGCAGCTGCTGGCCAACATCCAGAAGGGCTAG